In one Pseudomonas purpurea genomic region, the following are encoded:
- a CDS encoding glutathione S-transferase family protein: MSLHLIIGDKLYSSWSLRGALALELAGATYTEELIKLNQPDTRERLLKHSPTAKVPLLKTEHGTIADSLAIAEYLAERFPNADLWPKDIAARAQARSACAQMHSGFFAMRGNMPFDLSHDAALSPTPPEVKVEIERMLALWAECRAAATETDPFLFGQASLADAFFAPIAVRLRTYQVALPPADAVYVEAIYQWPAFKAWQTAGLEEAAR, encoded by the coding sequence ATGAGCCTCCACCTGATCATCGGCGACAAACTCTATTCCTCCTGGTCCCTGCGCGGTGCCTTGGCACTGGAACTGGCAGGTGCGACCTACACCGAAGAATTGATCAAGCTGAACCAGCCGGACACCCGTGAGCGCCTGCTCAAGCACTCGCCGACCGCCAAGGTGCCGCTGCTGAAAACCGAACACGGCACCATTGCCGACTCGTTGGCCATCGCTGAGTACCTGGCCGAGCGTTTCCCGAACGCCGACCTTTGGCCAAAAGACATCGCCGCACGGGCCCAGGCGCGTTCCGCCTGCGCACAGATGCACAGCGGTTTCTTCGCCATGCGCGGCAACATGCCGTTCGACCTGAGTCACGACGCGGCGCTGTCGCCGACGCCACCTGAGGTGAAGGTGGAAATCGAGCGGATGCTGGCGTTGTGGGCCGAATGCCGTGCAGCAGCCACCGAAACCGACCCGTTCCTGTTTGGGCAGGCAAGCCTGGCGGACGCCTTCTTCGCACCGATTGCCGTGCGTTTGCGCACGTACCAAGTGGCGTTGCCGCCCGCGGACGCGGTGTATGTCGAAGCCATTTATCAATGGCCAGCCTTCAAGGCCTGGCAAACAGCCGGTTTAGAGGAAGCAGCGCGGTGA
- a CDS encoding cob(I)yrinic acid a,c-diamide adenosyltransferase, whose amino-acid sequence MGFRLSKIYTRTGDKGETGLGDGRRVPKDHPRVEAIGEVDTLNSQLGLLLAGLAEQRPVHPGLAEVIEVLEPCQHRLFDLGGELAMPVYQALNGAEVERLEAAIDVWNEELGPLENFILPGGSALIAQAHVCRSLARSAERRCQHLNAVEPLAGVGLAYINRLSDLLFVAARLIAKRQGIAEILWQAAAKPGV is encoded by the coding sequence ATGGGTTTTCGCTTGTCGAAGATTTACACCCGCACCGGGGACAAGGGCGAAACCGGGCTGGGCGACGGTCGCCGCGTACCCAAGGACCATCCTCGGGTAGAAGCCATTGGCGAGGTCGATACGCTCAACAGTCAACTGGGTTTGCTGTTGGCCGGGCTGGCGGAACAGCGCCCTGTGCATCCGGGCCTGGCCGAAGTGATCGAGGTGCTTGAACCTTGCCAACACCGGTTGTTCGACCTGGGCGGCGAACTGGCGATGCCGGTGTATCAGGCATTGAACGGGGCCGAAGTCGAACGGCTGGAAGCGGCGATTGATGTGTGGAACGAAGAACTGGGGCCACTGGAAAACTTCATTTTGCCTGGCGGCTCGGCCCTGATTGCCCAAGCTCATGTCTGCCGCAGCCTGGCCCGCAGCGCCGAGCGGCGTTGCCAGCATTTGAACGCGGTTGAACCGTTGGCCGGGGTTGGCCTGGCATACATCAATCGGTTGTCGGATTTGCTGTTCGTGGCGGCGCGGCTGATTGCCAAGCGCCAGGGGATTGCGGAGATTTTGTGGCAGGCCGCCGCCAAACCGGGCGTTTAA
- the argJ gene encoding bifunctional glutamate N-acetyltransferase/amino-acid acetyltransferase ArgJ has protein sequence MAVGLGPLPTLHPVAGFELGIASAGIKRPGRKDVVVMRCAEGSTVAGVFTLNAFCAAPVILAKQRVQGPVRYLLTNTGNANAGTGEPGLAAAERTCAKLAELVGVDASLVLPYSTGVIGEPLPVEKIEGALQAALDDLSVNNWEAAATGIMTTDTLPKGASRQFQHDGVTITVTGISKGAGMIRPNMATMLGYIATDAKVSRDVLQNLLLDGANKSFNRITIDGDTSTNDCCMLVATGQAALPEITEASGPLFALLKQAVFEVCMDVAQAIVRDGEGATKFVTVEVNGGGNHQECLDVGYTVAHSPLIKTALFASDPNWGRILAAVGRAGVPNLDVSKIDVFLGEVCIASRGARAATYTEAQGSAVMQREEITIRIELGRGDCSETIWTTDLSHEYVKINAEYRT, from the coding sequence ATGGCTGTTGGTCTTGGTCCTTTGCCTACGTTGCACCCGGTTGCCGGTTTTGAACTCGGTATTGCCTCGGCCGGCATCAAGCGCCCAGGGCGCAAAGACGTCGTGGTCATGCGCTGTGCTGAAGGCTCGACAGTGGCGGGGGTATTCACCCTGAACGCTTTTTGCGCCGCTCCGGTGATCCTGGCCAAGCAACGCGTGCAAGGTCCGGTGCGTTACCTGTTGACCAACACCGGCAACGCTAACGCCGGGACCGGCGAGCCTGGCCTGGCTGCCGCCGAGCGTACCTGCGCCAAACTGGCCGAACTGGTGGGCGTCGATGCAAGCCTGGTGCTGCCGTACTCCACGGGTGTGATCGGCGAACCGCTGCCGGTCGAGAAGATCGAAGGCGCGCTGCAAGCGGCCCTCGACGACCTGTCGGTGAACAACTGGGAAGCCGCGGCCACGGGGATCATGACCACCGACACCCTGCCAAAGGGTGCGAGCCGCCAGTTCCAGCACGACGGCGTGACCATCACCGTCACCGGCATCAGCAAAGGCGCCGGGATGATTCGTCCGAACATGGCGACCATGCTGGGTTACATCGCCACCGACGCCAAAGTGTCGCGCGATGTGCTGCAAAACCTGCTGCTGGACGGCGCCAACAAGTCGTTCAACCGCATCACCATCGATGGCGACACCTCGACCAACGACTGCTGCATGCTGGTTGCGACCGGCCAGGCTGCACTGCCGGAAATCACCGAGGCCAGCGGTCCGCTGTTCGCCTTGCTCAAACAAGCGGTGTTTGAAGTGTGCATGGACGTAGCCCAGGCCATCGTCCGCGATGGTGAAGGCGCAACCAAGTTCGTGACCGTTGAAGTCAACGGCGGCGGCAATCATCAAGAGTGCCTGGATGTCGGTTACACCGTGGCACACTCGCCGCTGATCAAGACCGCGCTGTTCGCCTCCGATCCGAACTGGGGCCGTATCCTGGCGGCCGTGGGCCGTGCCGGTGTGCCGAACCTGGACGTGAGCAAGATCGACGTGTTCCTCGGCGAAGTCTGCATTGCCAGTCGTGGTGCCCGCGCAGCGACTTACACCGAAGCCCAGGGCTCGGCGGTGATGCAACGTGAGGAAATCACCATCCGTATCGAGCTGGGGCGCGGCGATTGCAGCGAAACCATCTGGACCACTGACTTGTCCCACGAATATGTGAAGATCAACGCCGAGTACCGTACCTAA
- a CDS encoding Nudix family hydrolase: MKRVHVAAAVIRDASGKILIARRADTQHQGGLWEFPGGKVEADESVEVALARELHEELGIVVGAARPLIKVQHDYPDKQVLLDVWEVSAFTGEPHGAEGQPLAWVTARELAGYEFPAANQPIVAAARLPSEYLITPEGLETPTLLRGIQKAVASGIKLIQLRAPNGYDPQYRDLAVDAAGLCAGKAQLMLKGPFEWLGDFPSAGWHITAAQLRKYASAGRPLPTSRWLAASCHNAEELSLAEQMGVDFVTLSPVQPTQTHPDAQPLGWEQASTLIEGFSKPVFLLGGVGPAERQKAWESGAQGVAGIRAFWPEA; this comes from the coding sequence GTGAAACGAGTCCATGTAGCAGCAGCCGTGATCCGCGATGCCAGCGGCAAGATCCTGATCGCCCGCCGTGCCGACACTCAGCATCAGGGCGGTTTGTGGGAGTTTCCCGGTGGCAAGGTCGAGGCCGACGAGTCCGTCGAAGTCGCCCTGGCCCGTGAGCTCCATGAAGAGCTGGGCATCGTTGTCGGCGCTGCGCGTCCGTTGATCAAGGTTCAACACGATTACCCGGACAAGCAGGTGTTGCTGGATGTCTGGGAGGTCTCGGCGTTTACCGGCGAACCTCACGGCGCAGAAGGCCAGCCGTTGGCCTGGGTGACGGCGCGTGAGTTGGCAGGCTACGAGTTCCCGGCCGCCAACCAGCCCATTGTTGCGGCTGCGCGGTTGCCGAGCGAGTACCTGATCACCCCTGAAGGCCTGGAAACCCCGACCTTGCTGCGAGGTATCCAGAAAGCCGTTGCCAGCGGGATCAAGCTGATTCAGTTGCGTGCGCCGAATGGCTACGACCCGCAATACCGGGATCTGGCGGTGGATGCGGCGGGGTTGTGTGCCGGCAAGGCGCAACTGATGCTCAAGGGGCCGTTCGAGTGGCTGGGGGACTTCCCGTCCGCCGGTTGGCACATCACGGCGGCGCAGTTGCGCAAATACGCCAGCGCCGGGCGACCGTTGCCGACGTCGCGCTGGTTGGCGGCGTCGTGCCACAACGCCGAGGAGCTGAGCCTGGCAGAGCAGATGGGCGTGGATTTCGTCACGCTGTCACCTGTGCAACCGACCCAGACTCATCCAGACGCTCAGCCATTGGGTTGGGAGCAGGCGTCGACCTTGATCGAGGGCTTCAGCAAACCGGTGTTCCTGCTCGGTGGCGTTGGCCCGGCCGAACGGCAGAAGGCTTGGGAAAGCGGTGCGCAAGGTGTGGCTGGGATTCGGGCGTTCTGGCCTGAGGCGTAA
- a CDS encoding putative 2-dehydropantoate 2-reductase: protein MSTTWHVLGAGSLGTLWATRLARAGLPVKLILRDAARLQAYQATGGLTLVEQGEARVYAVPGETFDSSGPIKRLLVACKAYDAQTAVAQLASRLTPDAELVLLQNGLGSQEAVAAQVPQARCIFASSTEGAFRDGDWRVVFAGHGYTWLGDASHPVAPFWLDDLSTAGIPHEWTPDILTRLWRKLALNCAINPLTVLHDCRNGGLQQHHCEVATLCAELTELLEQCGQPAAAQDLQQEVERVIHATAANYSSMYQDVANQRRTEISYLLGHACAVASRHQLVLPHLAQLQQRLIAHLHTRGLPSD from the coding sequence ATGTCGACCACCTGGCATGTCCTCGGCGCCGGCAGCCTCGGCACCCTCTGGGCCACGCGCCTGGCACGGGCCGGTCTTCCAGTGAAACTGATCCTGCGGGACGCCGCGCGATTGCAAGCCTATCAAGCGACAGGCGGGCTGACGCTGGTCGAACAGGGCGAAGCACGCGTGTACGCCGTGCCTGGCGAAACCTTTGACAGCTCCGGGCCGATCAAGCGCTTGCTGGTGGCTTGCAAGGCCTACGACGCGCAAACCGCCGTCGCCCAACTGGCGTCGCGCCTCACGCCCGATGCCGAGCTGGTGTTGCTGCAAAACGGCCTCGGCAGCCAGGAAGCGGTAGCCGCGCAGGTGCCGCAGGCACGCTGCATCTTTGCCTCCAGCACCGAGGGCGCGTTTCGCGATGGTGATTGGCGCGTGGTGTTCGCCGGCCACGGCTACACCTGGCTGGGCGACGCCAGCCACCCTGTCGCGCCGTTCTGGCTGGATGACCTGAGCACCGCCGGCATTCCCCATGAGTGGACCCCGGACATCCTCACGCGCCTGTGGCGCAAGCTGGCGCTCAATTGCGCGATCAACCCACTGACCGTGCTGCACGACTGCCGCAACGGCGGTTTGCAGCAGCATCATTGCGAAGTCGCGACCTTGTGCGCCGAACTGACTGAACTGCTGGAACAATGCGGTCAACCGGCCGCCGCGCAGGACCTGCAACAGGAAGTCGAACGGGTGATCCACGCGACAGCGGCCAATTACTCGTCGATGTACCAGGACGTCGCCAACCAGCGCCGGACCGAGATCAGCTACTTGCTGGGGCACGCCTGCGCGGTCGCGTCGAGGCATCAACTGGTGCTGCCGCACCTTGCCCAGCTGCAACAGCGCCTGATCGCCCACTTGCACACACGCGGATTGCCCAGCGACTGA
- a CDS encoding mechanosensitive ion channel family protein, with product MDLNAEVDNLVKASQAWIPMIMEYGSRVLLAVLTLAIGWWLINKLTHKVGKLLALRNADQALQGFISSLANIILKVLLIVSVASMIGVETTSFVAAIGAAGLAIGLALQGSLANFAGGVLILLFRPFRIGDVIEAQGITGTVDSIQIFHTLLRTGDNKTVIVPNGNLSNGIITNHNRQPTRKVVFDVGVNYEADLQKAREVLLDLAKDERVLTDPAPVAVVSMLGDSSITLSLRVWVKTADYWDVMFQFNEHSRDRLKAAGIDIPFPQRVIRVVQEATA from the coding sequence ATGGATTTGAATGCTGAAGTAGATAACCTGGTCAAGGCGTCCCAGGCGTGGATTCCAATGATCATGGAATACGGCAGCCGTGTGCTGCTGGCAGTCCTCACCCTGGCCATTGGCTGGTGGCTGATCAACAAGCTGACTCACAAGGTTGGCAAACTGCTGGCCCTGCGTAACGCCGACCAAGCGTTGCAAGGGTTTATCAGCAGCCTGGCGAACATCATTCTCAAGGTCCTGCTGATTGTCAGCGTGGCCTCGATGATCGGTGTCGAAACCACGTCGTTCGTGGCCGCGATTGGTGCCGCCGGCCTGGCCATCGGCCTGGCCTTGCAAGGCAGCCTGGCGAACTTTGCCGGTGGCGTGCTGATTTTGCTGTTTCGTCCGTTCCGCATTGGCGACGTGATCGAAGCGCAGGGCATCACCGGTACGGTCGATAGCATCCAGATCTTCCATACCTTGCTGCGCACCGGTGACAACAAGACGGTCATCGTGCCCAACGGCAATCTGTCCAACGGCATTATCACCAACCACAACCGTCAGCCGACCCGTAAGGTGGTGTTCGATGTGGGCGTGAACTACGAGGCCGATCTGCAGAAGGCCCGTGAAGTGCTGCTGGACCTGGCCAAGGATGAGCGCGTTCTGACCGATCCTGCACCGGTGGCGGTGGTTTCGATGCTGGGCGACAGTTCGATCACCCTTTCCCTGCGAGTGTGGGTGAAGACGGCGGATTATTGGGACGTGATGTTCCAGTTCAATGAACATTCCCGCGACCGTTTGAAAGCAGCGGGTATTGATATTCCGTTTCCGCAGCGGGTTATTCGCGTAGTTCAGGAAGCAACGGCCTGA
- a CDS encoding YajQ family cyclic di-GMP-binding protein — MPSFDVVSELDKHEVTNAVENAVKELDRRYDLKGKGSFEFKEKDLTVNLTAEADFQLEAMIEILKLALVKRKIDVQCLEVKDAFASGKLMKQEAVLKEGIDKEMAKKIVAHVKDAKLKVQAAIQGEQVRITGKKRDDLQEAIAALRAKEFGMPLQFNNFRD, encoded by the coding sequence ATGCCGTCGTTCGACGTGGTATCCGAACTGGACAAACACGAAGTCACCAACGCGGTCGAGAACGCCGTCAAGGAACTCGACCGTCGTTATGACTTGAAAGGCAAAGGCAGCTTCGAGTTCAAGGAGAAGGACCTGACTGTCAACCTGACCGCCGAGGCCGACTTCCAGCTCGAAGCAATGATCGAGATCCTCAAGCTGGCCCTGGTCAAGCGCAAGATCGACGTTCAGTGCCTGGAAGTGAAAGACGCCTTCGCCTCCGGCAAGCTGATGAAGCAGGAAGCCGTGCTCAAGGAAGGCATCGACAAAGAGATGGCGAAAAAGATCGTCGCCCACGTCAAGGACGCCAAGCTCAAGGTCCAGGCCGCCATTCAGGGCGAGCAGGTGCGTATCACCGGCAAGAAGCGCGATGACTTGCAGGAAGCCATTGCGGCCCTGCGCGCCAAAGAGTTCGGCATGCCGCTGCAGTTCAATAACTTCCGCGACTGA
- a CDS encoding ATP-binding protein, producing MPLRQRLENLPVGQKLLAALLVLLTTVLLVANLTFISAAYWISQESMAPQALQTIGRLVTNPAIAAQALDSPQTAQRLLDELNTYSPLRAAALYDGKGVRLAQVQHGDKLQLPERYRHIEAWQATEFRSNQLITLPRPGEEPGHLLLVASSELPMAFYTGTLTASLGILIFSVLLWLVIARQIKRLITRPIHELEELSRQVTREENYSLRASRGNYDEIGSLAEAFNTMLSRIEAREQQLKRARDDSQAAYDQAQGLAEETRHTNRKLELEVQVRSKIEKKLTGFQNYLNSIIDSMPSALIALDEQLYVTQWNQEASALSGTRLDEALNQPIFLAFEPLKPFLPQLKETVEQHTVAKIERVTWVKDDEAKHYALTFYPLMGGAGRGVVIRIDDITQRLSLEEMMVQSEKMLSVGGLAAGMAHEINNPLGAILHNVQNIRRRLSSELPKNLEAAEQAGIELDSVNRYLQSREVPQLLDGIQQAGGRAAKIVTHMLSFSRRSNRQMAPCDLPALIDQAVEIAGNDFDLIVGFDFKGQAIVRQFDPQLGPVPGTANELEQVLLNLLKNAAQAIHQREDDSEPGRIILRTRLNPPWAEIQVEDNGVGMSEHVRKRTFEPFFTTKEIGQGTGLGLSVSYFIITNNHKGQMEVQSTLGQGTCFTLRLPLASTPLAPQELNLLES from the coding sequence ATGCCATTGCGCCAGCGCCTTGAAAACCTGCCGGTCGGCCAGAAACTGCTGGCTGCCCTGCTGGTGCTGTTGACCACCGTACTGCTGGTGGCCAACCTGACCTTTATCAGCGCCGCGTATTGGATCTCCCAGGAAAGCATGGCCCCGCAGGCCCTGCAAACCATCGGCCGACTGGTGACCAACCCGGCCATTGCCGCTCAGGCACTTGACTCGCCACAAACGGCTCAAAGGCTGCTGGATGAACTCAACACCTATTCCCCCCTGCGCGCCGCTGCCCTGTACGACGGCAAAGGCGTGCGGCTGGCCCAGGTGCAGCATGGCGACAAACTGCAACTGCCCGAGCGCTACCGACACATTGAAGCCTGGCAAGCCACCGAGTTTCGCAGCAATCAACTGATCACCCTGCCCCGCCCCGGCGAAGAGCCCGGCCATCTGTTACTGGTGGCCAGCAGCGAATTGCCGATGGCGTTCTACACCGGCACCCTGACCGCCAGCCTGGGCATCCTGATTTTCAGCGTGTTGTTGTGGCTGGTGATTGCCCGGCAGATCAAACGCCTGATCACCCGACCGATCCATGAACTTGAAGAGCTGTCGCGCCAGGTCACCCGCGAAGAAAACTACTCATTACGCGCATCACGCGGCAACTACGACGAAATCGGCAGCCTTGCCGAGGCCTTCAACACCATGCTCTCGCGCATAGAAGCCCGCGAACAGCAACTCAAACGTGCACGGGACGACTCCCAGGCCGCCTACGATCAGGCTCAGGGGTTGGCGGAAGAAACCCGTCACACCAACCGGAAACTGGAGCTGGAAGTCCAGGTTCGCAGCAAGATCGAGAAAAAACTCACCGGTTTTCAGAACTACCTGAACAGCATCATCGACTCCATGCCGTCCGCCTTGATCGCCCTCGACGAACAGCTCTACGTCACTCAGTGGAACCAGGAAGCCAGTGCGCTTTCCGGTACGCGTCTGGACGAAGCCCTGAACCAGCCGATCTTCCTGGCGTTCGAACCACTCAAACCCTTTTTGCCGCAGCTCAAGGAAACCGTCGAGCAACACACGGTCGCCAAGATCGAGCGCGTGACCTGGGTCAAGGACGACGAAGCCAAACACTACGCGCTGACGTTTTACCCGTTGATGGGCGGTGCCGGACGGGGCGTGGTGATCCGGATCGACGACATCACCCAGCGCCTGTCCCTGGAAGAAATGATGGTGCAGTCGGAGAAAATGCTCTCGGTGGGCGGTCTCGCGGCCGGCATGGCCCATGAGATCAACAACCCGCTGGGGGCGATTCTGCATAACGTGCAGAACATCCGCCGTCGACTCTCCAGCGAGCTGCCCAAGAACCTCGAAGCCGCGGAGCAGGCCGGTATCGAGCTCGATAGCGTCAACCGCTACCTGCAAAGCCGTGAAGTTCCGCAACTGCTCGACGGCATTCAACAGGCCGGCGGGCGAGCGGCGAAGATCGTCACCCACATGTTGAGTTTCAGTCGCCGCAGCAACCGGCAGATGGCACCGTGCGACCTGCCGGCACTGATCGATCAAGCGGTGGAAATCGCTGGTAACGACTTCGACCTGATCGTCGGCTTCGACTTCAAGGGCCAGGCGATTGTGCGGCAATTCGATCCGCAACTGGGCCCCGTGCCCGGCACGGCCAACGAACTGGAACAAGTGCTGCTCAACCTGCTGAAAAACGCCGCGCAGGCAATCCACCAGCGCGAGGACGACAGCGAACCCGGACGCATCATTCTGCGCACAAGACTGAATCCGCCATGGGCGGAAATCCAGGTGGAAGACAACGGCGTGGGCATGAGTGAACACGTGCGCAAACGCACCTTCGAACCCTTCTTCACCACCAAGGAAATCGGCCAGGGCACCGGCCTTGGGTTGTCGGTTTCCTATTTCATCATCACCAACAACCACAAGGGGCAGATGGAAGTGCAGTCGACGCTGGGCCAAGGCACTTGCTTCACGCTGCGCCTGCCACTGGCGAGCACCCCGCTCGCCCCTCAAGAACTCAATCTACTGGAGAGCTAA
- the secA gene encoding preprotein translocase subunit SecA, whose amino-acid sequence MFAPLLKKLFGSKNEREVKRMLKTVQIVNAFEEQMVALSDDQLRAKTEEFKARIAKGETLDKLLPEAFAVAREAGKRVMGMRHFDVQLIGGMTLHEGMIAEMRTGEGKTLVATLGVYLNALSGKGVHVVTVNDYLARRDANWMRPLYEFLGLTVGVVTPFQPPEEKRIAYAADITYGTNNEFGFDYLRDNMAFSMEEKFQRELNFAVIDEVDSILIDEARTPLIISGQAEDSSKLYIEINKLIPQLELHVEEVEGEVTKAGHYTVDEKTRQVELNEAGHQYIEEVLTRIGLLAEGESLYSAHNLGLLTHVYAGLRAHKLFHRNIEYIVQDGQVVLVDEHTGRTMPGRRLSEGLHQAIEAKENLNIQAESQTLASTTFQNYFRLYNKLSGMTGTADTEAFEFHQIYGLAVMVIPPNKPLARKDYNDLVFLTADEKYAAIVADIKESMAQGRPVLVGTATIETSEHMSRLLEQEGIEHKVLNAKFHEKEAEIIAQAGRPGALTIATNMAGRGTDILLGGNWEVEVASLEDPTPEQIAQIKADWQKRHQQVLESGGLQVIASERHESRRIDNQLRGRAGRQGDAGSSRFYLSLEDSLMRIFASDRVKNFMKALGMQPGEAIEHRMVTNAIEKAQRKVEGRNFDIRKQLLEFDDVNNEQRKVIYHMRNTLLAADNIGETIADFRQDVLDATVSAHIPPQSLPEQWDVAGLEAALQSDFGVKLPIQQWLDEDDHLYEETLREKLMAELIAAYHEKEDQAGVEALRTFEKQIVLRVLDDLWKDHLSTMDHLRHGIHLRGYAQKNPKQEYKRESFTLFSELLDSIKRDSIRVLSHVQVRREDPIEEEARLRQEAEALAARMQFLHDEAPGLEQPELLGEEVDVALATAPVRNEQKLGRNELCYCGSGKKFKHCHGQIQ is encoded by the coding sequence ATGTTTGCGCCTTTGTTAAAGAAACTTTTTGGAAGCAAGAACGAGCGCGAAGTTAAACGCATGCTCAAGACGGTACAGATCGTCAATGCCTTCGAAGAGCAAATGGTGGCCCTTTCGGACGATCAGCTACGCGCCAAGACCGAAGAGTTCAAGGCCCGCATCGCCAAAGGTGAAACCCTCGACAAACTGCTGCCTGAAGCCTTTGCGGTCGCCCGCGAAGCCGGCAAGCGTGTCATGGGGATGCGTCACTTCGACGTCCAGTTGATCGGTGGCATGACCCTGCATGAAGGCATGATTGCCGAAATGCGTACCGGTGAAGGCAAGACCCTGGTGGCAACACTGGGTGTTTACCTCAATGCACTGTCCGGCAAGGGCGTGCACGTTGTTACCGTGAACGACTACCTGGCGCGCCGCGACGCCAACTGGATGCGTCCGCTCTACGAATTCCTCGGTCTGACGGTCGGTGTGGTCACCCCGTTCCAGCCGCCAGAAGAAAAGCGTATCGCCTACGCTGCCGACATCACCTACGGCACCAACAACGAATTCGGTTTCGACTACCTGCGCGACAACATGGCGTTCAGCATGGAAGAAAAATTCCAGCGCGAACTCAATTTTGCCGTGATCGACGAAGTCGACTCGATCCTCATCGACGAAGCCCGTACCCCGCTGATCATTTCCGGTCAGGCCGAGGACAGCTCCAAGCTGTACATCGAGATCAACAAACTGATCCCGCAGCTTGAGTTGCACGTCGAGGAAGTCGAAGGCGAAGTCACCAAGGCCGGTCACTACACCGTTGACGAGAAGACCCGCCAGGTCGAACTCAACGAAGCCGGTCACCAGTACATCGAAGAAGTGCTGACCCGCATCGGCCTGCTGGCTGAAGGCGAGAGCCTGTACTCGGCGCACAACCTGGGCCTGTTGACCCACGTTTACGCCGGTCTGCGTGCGCACAAACTGTTCCATCGCAACATCGAATACATCGTTCAGGACGGTCAGGTCGTACTGGTCGACGAACACACCGGCCGTACCATGCCGGGTCGCCGTTTGTCCGAAGGCCTGCACCAGGCCATCGAAGCCAAGGAAAACCTGAACATCCAGGCCGAAAGCCAGACCCTGGCCTCGACCACGTTCCAGAACTACTTCCGTCTCTACAACAAACTGTCCGGCATGACCGGTACGGCAGACACCGAAGCGTTCGAATTCCACCAGATCTATGGTCTGGCGGTCATGGTCATTCCACCGAACAAACCGCTGGCGCGTAAAGACTACAACGACCTGGTGTTCCTCACCGCGGACGAGAAGTACGCCGCCATCGTTGCCGACATCAAGGAAAGCATGGCCCAGGGCCGCCCGGTGCTGGTGGGTACTGCCACCATCGAAACGTCCGAGCACATGTCCCGACTGCTTGAGCAGGAAGGCATCGAACACAAGGTTCTGAACGCCAAGTTCCACGAAAAAGAAGCTGAAATCATCGCTCAGGCCGGTCGCCCGGGTGCACTGACCATCGCCACCAACATGGCTGGTCGTGGTACTGACATCCTGTTGGGTGGCAACTGGGAAGTGGAAGTCGCGTCGCTTGAAGACCCGACGCCAGAGCAGATCGCCCAGATCAAGGCCGACTGGCAGAAACGTCACCAGCAAGTGCTCGAGTCGGGCGGTTTGCAGGTGATTGCATCCGAGCGTCACGAATCGCGCCGTATCGACAACCAGTTGCGCGGTCGTGCGGGTCGTCAGGGCGACGCCGGTTCCAGCCGTTTCTACCTGTCGCTGGAAGACAGCCTGATGCGTATCTTCGCCTCTGACCGGGTGAAGAACTTCATGAAGGCCCTTGGCATGCAGCCAGGCGAAGCGATCGAGCACCGCATGGTGACCAACGCCATCGAAAAGGCTCAGCGCAAGGTTGAAGGTCGTAACTTCGACATTCGCAAGCAACTGCTCGAGTTCGACGACGTCAACAACGAACAGCGTAAAGTGATCTATCACATGCGTAACACGTTGCTGGCTGCCGACAACATTGGCGAAACCATCGCTGACTTCCGTCAGGACGTGCTCGACGCCACCGTCAGCGCTCACATTCCGCCGCAATCGTTGCCTGAACAGTGGGACGTTGCCGGTCTGGAAGCCGCTCTGCAGAGCGACTTCGGGGTGAAACTGCCGATCCAGCAATGGCTCGACGAAGACGATCACCTGTACGAAGAAACCCTGCGCGAGAAGCTGATGGCCGAGCTGATTGCCGCGTACCACGAGAAAGAAGACCAGGCGGGCGTCGAAGCGCTGCGCACCTTCGAGAAACAAATCGTTCTGCGCGTTCTGGATGACTTGTGGAAAGACCACCTGTCGACCATGGACCACTTGCGTCACGGCATCCACTTGCGTGGCTATGCACAGAAGAACCCGAAGCAGGAATACAAGCGCGAGTCGTTCACGCTGTTCTCCGAGCTGCTGGATTCGATCAAGCGCGACTCGATCCGTGTGCTGTCTCACGTTCAGGTTCGCCGCGAAGACCCGATCGAAGAAGAAGCACGCCTGCGTCAGGAAGCCGAGGCACTGGCTGCGCGCATGCAGTTCCTGCACGACGAGGCTCCAGGTCTGGAGCAACCGGAGTTGCTGGGTGAAGAGGTCGATGTTGCCCTCGCCACCGCGCCGGTACGCAACGAGCAGAAGCTGGGTCGCAACGAACTCTGCTACTGCGGTTCGGGCAAGAAGTTCAAGCATTGCCACGGGCAGATCCAGTAA